One window from the genome of Equus asinus isolate D_3611 breed Donkey chromosome 29, EquAss-T2T_v2, whole genome shotgun sequence encodes:
- the ACBD7 gene encoding acyl-CoA-binding domain-containing protein 7 isoform X1 produces the protein MGPGGRSEQGGCHSLPSSAPSFRRPMGAGRALGRGQWEPVGGGALPSKKRRVLGVWGTQRWSAAVIGFTTMSLQAEFDRVAEDVRKLKRRPDDAELKELYGLYKQSVIGDIDIECPAMLDLKGKAKWEAWNLQKGLSKEDAMSAYVSKARELIEKYGI, from the exons ATGGGCCCAGGCGGGCGCAGTGAGCAGGGTGGGTGCCACTCTCTGCCCAGTTCCGCCCCCTCATTCCGGCGGCCAATGGGAGCCGGCCGTGCCCTGGGGCGCGGCCAATGGGAGCCAGTGGGCGGAGGCGCGCTGCCTTCTAAGAAGCGGCGGGTGTTGGGGGTCTGGGGAACCCAGCGCTGGAGTGCGGCGGTAATCGGCTTTACCACCATGTCCCTGCAG GCTGAGTTTGACAGGGTCGCAGAAGACGTGAGGAAGCTGAAAAGGAGGCCAGATGATGCAGAACTGAAAGAACTCTATGGGCTCTACAAACAATCTGTCATTGGAGACATCGACATTG AGTGTCCAGCAATGTTAGATTTAAAAGGCAAGGCAAAATGGGAAGCATGGAACCTCCAAAAAG ggtTGTCAAAGGAAGATGCCATGAGCGCCTATGTTTCTAAAGCTAGAGAGCTGATAGAAAAATATGGAATTTAG
- the ACBD7 gene encoding acyl-CoA-binding domain-containing protein 7 isoform X2, translating into MPALLAPRERCAVTPEDTPHPLASAPLLQWRQHPCPLLMAEFDRVAEDVRKLKRRPDDAELKELYGLYKQSVIGDIDIECPAMLDLKGKAKWEAWNLQKGLSKEDAMSAYVSKARELIEKYGI; encoded by the exons ATGCCTGCCCTTCTCGCCCCCCGGGAGCGGTGCGCGGTGACCCCCGAGGACACGCCCCACCCCCTCGCGAGCGCCCCCTTATTGCAGTGGAGACAGCACCCGTGCCCTCTGTTGATG GCTGAGTTTGACAGGGTCGCAGAAGACGTGAGGAAGCTGAAAAGGAGGCCAGATGATGCAGAACTGAAAGAACTCTATGGGCTCTACAAACAATCTGTCATTGGAGACATCGACATTG AGTGTCCAGCAATGTTAGATTTAAAAGGCAAGGCAAAATGGGAAGCATGGAACCTCCAAAAAG ggtTGTCAAAGGAAGATGCCATGAGCGCCTATGTTTCTAAAGCTAGAGAGCTGATAGAAAAATATGGAATTTAG